One window of Deltaproteobacteria bacterium genomic DNA carries:
- a CDS encoding ABC transporter substrate-binding protein, whose protein sequence is MDEKIITIGHSPDADDAFMFYALTHDKLPITGIKFEHVLTDIETLNKRAMRKGNSEQPLLDITAASLHAYPYIARDYQILSCGASMGKGYGPIVVSKDKKLSGNMKVAVPGEYTSALLALKMCMGNFRYTVMPFDKIMPAVKNGEVSAGLIIHEGQITYADDGLNIVVDLGKWWLEKTGLPLPLGINLVKRSLDEGLKHKVNQAIKDSIAYGFKHEDEAMTYAAKYSRGLDMKRVKQFALMYVNDYTLEPGKEGRAGIQEFIKQAANLKLIPDVEVTFIS, encoded by the coding sequence ATGGATGAGAAGATTATTACAATAGGACACAGTCCGGACGCTGACGATGCGTTTATGTTTTATGCACTAACGCACGATAAGCTGCCCATAACAGGCATAAAATTTGAGCATGTATTGACGGATATAGAGACCCTTAACAAGCGGGCAATGAGAAAGGGTAACAGCGAACAGCCTTTGCTTGATATAACCGCGGCTTCACTGCATGCATATCCATACATTGCAAGAGACTATCAGATACTATCATGCGGCGCAAGTATGGGCAAAGGGTATGGCCCCATAGTTGTAAGTAAGGATAAAAAACTAAGCGGCAATATGAAAGTAGCCGTACCAGGTGAGTATACATCTGCACTTCTTGCATTGAAGATGTGTATGGGAAATTTCAGATACACGGTTATGCCTTTTGACAAGATTATGCCCGCAGTCAAAAACGGAGAGGTGTCGGCGGGGCTTATAATACATGAAGGCCAGATTACCTATGCTGATGACGGGCTTAACATAGTTGTGGACCTCGGCAAGTGGTGGCTCGAAAAAACAGGCCTGCCGCTCCCTCTTGGGATAAATCTCGTTAAGCGTTCTCTGGATGAAGGACTTAAACACAAGGTCAACCAGGCAATAAAGGATAGTATCGCTTATGGTTTTAAACATGAGGATGAAGCCATGACATACGCAGCCAAGTACTCCAGAGGGCTTGACATGAAAAGGGTAAAACAATTCGCCCTGATGTATGTGAACGATTATACCCTGGAGCCTGGCAAAGAAGGCAGGGCTGGTATTCAGGAGTTTATCAAGCAGGCTGCAAACCTTAAACTTATACCGGATGTGGAAGTAACATTTATCTCATGA